The following are from one region of the Dreissena polymorpha isolate Duluth1 chromosome 2, UMN_Dpol_1.0, whole genome shotgun sequence genome:
- the LOC127870006 gene encoding ATP-sensitive inward rectifier potassium channel 1-like, with product MTEDETRILRHWFVFALLYFVVAETRGDLNEVEIGKKEIPCVEGATDFLEMFMFSMETQSTIGYGTRYVTNECPTAVILVIIQSILGSFLHAVLTGVVLFKFQEPKKRAHTVLFSNVACVIEDDGKYFIEVQILNMQRSQLINPDVGAFCVMNHPDGSGKCRLDVDFKPCQENARLFFRPRIYRHLIDQQSPFWEFERKDFECGNYELIVAISGVDEITDTFAQARTSFLPSEVVWGRNFKQMTATREGKRFKLNFNDFTRTHRLQRCMADSSASMASRNVSLTKTVEE from the exons ATGACGGAAGACGAAACAAGGATCCTCCGACA cTGGTTTGTGTTTGCATTGTTATACTTTGTGGTGGCAGAAACTCGAGGTGATCTGAATGAAGTTGAAATAGGAAAGAAAGAGATACCTTGTGTGGAGGGTGCGACGGACTTTCTGGAAATGTTTATGTTCTCTATGGAAACGCAGTCAACCATTGGGTACGGGACCCGCTACGTGACAAATGAATGCCCAACTGCTGTTATACTTGTAATTATTCAGTCGATTCTAGGAAGCTTTCTGCATGCAGTGCTTACCGGTGTCGTATTATTCAAATTTCAAGAACCAAAGAAACGCGCGCACACCGTTCTCTTCAGTAATGTAGCCTGTGTAATTGAAGATGATGGCAAATACTTTATCGAGGTACAAATCTTGAACATGCAGCGTTCCCAACTTATTAACCCGGATGTCGGGGCTTTTTGCGTGATGAACCATCCTGACGGCAGTGGAAAATGTCGCCTGGACGTTGACTTTAAGCCATGCCAGGAAAACGCCCGCCTTTTCTTCAGACCTAGAATCTATAGACATCTCATAGACCAACAGAGTCCGTTCTGGGAGTTTGAACGAAAGGACTTCGAGTGCGGAAACTATGAACTGATCGTGGCCATCAGCGGCGTTGACGAGATAACGGACACTTTCGCGCAGGCGCGCACATCATTCTTGCCTTCTGAAGTGGTGTGGGGTCGTAACTTCAAGCAGATGACGGCCACCAGGGAAGGCAAACGGTTCAAGCTCAATTTCAACGATTTCACGCGCACACATCGCCTGCAGCGGTGCATGGCCGATAGCAGTGCATCGATGGCGTCAAGGAATGTATCACTCACGAAAACCGTTGAGGAGTAG
- the LOC127870005 gene encoding inward rectifier potassium channel 2-like: MVVRFHLSKQLSNREFESFYNLMYKHVLLQSKSCNTASKRDAKSAPSRLVNRDGKLQICLDQLSLDTRRRYLKNPFNTVLDLKWRWTIVIFSVGFISTWLFFAIVYYLLALIHGDLSGDRKENEIPCLQNVKSFSSAFLFSLETQHTIGYGYRNPSSECSGAVFVVYIQFIVGIAVQCVTAGIIVAKLQTGKRTHNAIMFSELACVGICNNSVCLMVRIGNAGPSELVNVKGSGVIIERLKLEESGDSNTEALSETVVEFVSDSGSSNINLLWPAVIHCQIKENAKQMIKRLQSVRTELIVVLEGVFDSTGRNVQLRRSFLPHEIEIGKQFVDISPQLVKNQQTNAYCHTVDIDGFDAIQTDKLWERLISSSGND, from the coding sequence ATGGTAGTGAGGTTTCATTTAAGTAAGCAACTTTCTAATCGTGAGTTCGAGTCCTTTTACAACCTCATGTACAAACATGTTCTTTTGCAGAGCAAAAGCTGCAACACGGCTTCAAAACGCGACGCAAAGTCGGCTCCTTCCAGGCTCGTGAACCGAGATGGCAAACTGCAGATCTGTCTGGACCAGCTCAGCCTTGACACCCGCCGCCGCTACCTCAAGAACCCGTTCAATACCGTGCTGGATTTGAAATGGAGATGGACGATTGTGATATTCTCCGTCGGCTTCATCTCGACCTGGCTTTTCTTCGCGATCGTTTATTATCTTCTAGCACTTATTCACGGCGATTTATCAGGGGACCGGAAAGAAAACGAAATTCCATGtctccaaaacgtgaaaagtttTTCATCAGCGTTTCTCTTCTCATTGGAGACGCAGCACACAATTGGCTACGGTTACCGTAACCCTTCCTCAGAGTGCAGTGGTGCGGTATTCGTGGTATATATTCAGTTTATCGTCGGCATCGCTGTCCAGTGCGTGACTGCGGGCATTATAGTGGCCAAACTGCAAACGGGGAAGCGGACCCATAATGCAATTATGTTCAGTGAGCTAGCGTGCGTGGGAATCTGCAACAACAGCGTGTGCCTCATGGTTCGAATTGGGAATGCAGGTCCCTCCGAGCTGGTAAACGTCAAGGGGTCCGGTGTAATCATAGAGCGACTGAAACTCGAGGAATCCGGAGACTCGAATACGGAAGCACTGTCGGAAACTGTGGTGGAGTTCGTGTCAGACAGCGGAAGCAGCAACATCAATCTACTGTGGCCAGCGGTGATCCattgtcaaataaaagaaaacgcTAAACAGATGATTAAAAGGCTACAGAGTGTACGCACCGAGCTGATAGTCGTTCTCGAGGGTGTTTTCGACTCCACGGGGCGCAACGTCCAACTGAGGCGATCCTTTCTCCCGCACGAAATCGAAATTGGGAAGCAGTTCGTCGACATCAGTCCGCAGTTAGTGAAAAATCAACAGACGAACGCATATTGTCACACGGTGGATATCGACGGTTTCGACGCCATTCAGACTGATAAGCTATGGGAGCGGTTGATTTCTTCGTCTGGCAATGACTGA